The region GCGACAGGGATGCCGGCCCCAGCGACACCAGCAGGCCGATCAGCGGCAAGGCCACGCCATGCTCGCGTATCAGGGCGATGGCTTGTGGCCCCGCCGACAGGCCGACGCAGGCCACGAAGACGGCCAGCCCCAGGTCCTTGAGCAGTTGCACCGCCGCGCCGGGCAGATGCCCCACACTCGGCCGGCGGGCATTCAACCAGCCGCACACCAGACCGCTGACCAGGGCGCCACCGCCACTGCCCAGCGAGATGGGGATGCCACCGATACGCGCGCCCAGGGCGCCGATCGCCAGGCCAGCCAGGATGCCGACACATAAAAAGACCAGATCCGTTCCCTGCGAGGTGGGCAATTCATTGCCGACCCGCGACGCGGCGGCGGCCACGCGCGCGTCAGGCCCCACCAAGGTGATCAGGTCGCCATACTGCAATACCGTCGACGGCCCCACCGGCAGCGCATGGCCGGACCGCACGATGGACTGCACGAAGACACCATGCGCGGCCTTCGCCGACGGGCGTTGTGATATTTGCCGCAGGGTACGGCCATTGATGCCCTTGCGACCGACCACCACGGTGCGCGTGGACAGGCGCAAGTCGTCAGCCTGGCTCTGCTCCTCCGTCAACTGCATCTCCGGCCCGATCAGCGACGTCCCGCGGACCGCGTAGTCACGCACCGCCAGCAACACCACGATGTCCCCGGCCCGCAGCGCCTCGGCCGGATCCAGCGACACGGCGGTGTTATCGCGCAGCAGCTTGCTGATGGCCGACCGGCCGCCCAGCGCCTGTTCCACCTCGGCGATGGTCTTGCCGGCCGCCTCGCGCACCAGATGCGCACGGCCCACCAGGCGCGGCATGACGGGCTGGTCGACCTGCTCGGCGGCAGGCATCACGTCCAGCTCTTCCTCCAGCTCGCGTGCCGCCTTGCGCAGGTCTATCCCCAGCAGGACCGGCGCCAGCGCGCTGGTGAAGAAGACGATGCTGATCAAGCCGATCAGATACGTCAGCGTATACGCGGTGGCGATATTTGATTGCAGGCGCAGCTGATCCGCGTCGGACAGGTTCAGATGCCTGAGCGCCTCGGCCGCCGTGCCCACCACCGCCGATTCCGTGGCGGCGCCGGCGGCCAGGCCTGCGGCCGTGCCCGCGTCCAGATGCAGCAGCCGCGTCGCCACCAGCACGATCACCAATACCAGGATGGCCTCGATCAAGGGCAAGGCGATGTAGCGCAGGCTGGAACGATTGAGATTGGCGAAGAACTGCGGACCGCCCGCATACCCCATCGCGAAGATGAACAGGGCAAACGCGACGTCCTTGGTATCGCCCCCCACGTTGCAGCCGGTCTGGCCCAATAGCAGGGCGGCGATCAGGGTCCCGCAGACGCCGCCCAGCTGGATGGGCCCTGCCCGCAACCGGCCGGCCAGGAAACCCAGGCCGACCGTGACGAACAGCAGTGCGATCGGGACATCGCGGAAGAAACCGATCGAACACGTCATGGCGGGGTACTCGGTGGAGGGCTAGGTTGCCTTCTTGGAAGCTTTCTTGGCAGCTTTCTTGGCGGCCGTCTTCGGAGCTTTCTTGGAAGCCTTCTTCACAGCTGTCTCGGAAGCCTCCTTCGCCGCCTTCTTCGCCGCCTTCTTCACGGCCTTTTTCGCTGCCTTCCTGGCTGCGCCCTCCGCCGGAGCAGGCGTCGCCGCCTCCGCCGCCCAGACCTGCTCGGCCCGGGCCGCCTTCTTGCCCTTCTTCCCGCCCGCCGCCGCCACGGGCTCCGGCGCCGCGATGTTCGACGCCACCTTGCGATCGGCCGGCGCCGGCTGCGCGCCCACGCCCAATTGCGGGACCACGCCACGCGGACCGGAATGCACCTTCTCGCCGGCCTGCCAGGCAGCGACGTATTCCTTGGCCGCCTCCACCATGGCCTGCCCGATGCTGGCGTAGTCCGCCTCGTTCAGATTGGCCAGGGACACCCGTATCGACCAGGGCGGCCCCCCGAAGCCACCGCCATCCATCAACACCACGCCGGATTTCTCCGCCAGCCGGAACAGGAAGTCCACCGGCTCGTAGTTCTTGCGCATGTAGTCGCAGAACTTGTCGCCGTAGGAATTACGCGCCCACACCATGAAGTCCAGCTCGACGTAATACCACGCGCGTTGCTTGTCCTCCGGCGGCAGCGGGATGCCGAGCCCGCGCCAAAGCGCATCGCGGCGGTCCTGCACGATCTTCATCGTCAGATGCTTGTAGCTGTCCTTCAAGTCCAGCAAGTGGGACAAGGCGAACATCACCATCTGCACCTGCTGCGGCAGCGACAGCCCCGCCGTGTGATTCAAGGCCACATCGCGGCTGTCGGCCACCATGCGGTCGATCAGTTTGAGCTTTTCCGGCTCCAGGGTCAGGGCGCCGTAGCGCTGGTGCAGGCGCTTGCGCTCCTTGCCCGGCAGATTGGCGATACGCTGATCCATGCGGTTGTCTTCGTGGATGGCAATCACGCCCAGGCGCCAGCCGGTGCAGCCGAAGTTCTTCGAGAAGGAATACACGCAGATCGTATTGGCGGGCACCTCCGCCATCAGCGAACGGAAGTTCGGCACGAAGGTGCCATAGACATCATCGGTGACCAGGATCAGGTCGGGATTCTTCTTGATGATGTTGACGATCTGGCTCATCTCCAGGGGATTGAAGGCCACCGACGGCGGATTGCTGGGATTGACCGTCACCGCCAGCTTGATCTTGGGATCCGCCAGCTTGGCGATCTCCTCCGCCGGATAGTGCCAGTCATGCGTGCCGTCCGCGCGCACGCTGCTGGCATTGATCGCCACGATGTCGAACTGGAAACGTTCCAGGTGCGAAATCTCGATGTAGGGCGTGAACGTGGGCAGGAACAACGCGATCTTGTCGCCCTTCTTCAGCAGTCCGTTCTGCTGCAGCGTGTCGAAGATGTAGCACATGGCGGCGGTGCCGCCCTCGACGGCGAACAGGTCGAACTTGCCCTTGGGCGGCCGGCCGTCGCACATCTCCTTCATCAGGTAATCGTGCACCACCTGCTCGGCGTGCACCAGCATGCGGTCGGGCACCGGATAGTTGTCGCCGATGATGGAATCGACCAGCTCGTGTATCCAGGAGTCCGGATCGAAGCCCTTCTTCTTGACGCCGTACTGGTAGACGCCGCCAAGGAAATCGGCGCCCGGCGCGTTCTTGTTTTCCAGCAGGAAGTCGCGCAGGCGCTGGGCGATACCGGGCTTTTCCGGCATGCCCGCCATGATGTCGTGATCGTAGACGCGGCGCGCCTCGCCCATGGCGAAGTGGCCCAGCAGGAAAAACGCTTCGCGCGGTTCGGTGGCGATCCAGTTGGGATTGCCCCGCCCCGCGTTGAGCATGATCGCGGTGGACGTCTTCTGGCGATCGCGCGCCAGGTTGATCAGGAAGTCCTTGAGTTCGAAGGGCGATAGCTGCTCCATCTCCTTCTGGCGTGAACGCGTGGTCTTGAGGGCCGATGCCAGGTCGGTGCGGACGGGCTTCAGGGAGGATTTCGCATGCGCGGTCATGACGTCTCCAAAAAATTCGAGGTAATGCCGGCCTTGCTAGGCCATCAACAGGACGATGACGATGCCCCAGATGATCAGCAGCGTGTTGCCGATCGCATAGGGAATGGTGTAGCCCAGCGCCGGGACCTGGCTCTTGGCGGTTTCCGTGATCTGGCCGATGGCCGCGGTGGTGGTGCGCGCGCCGGCGCAGACACCCAGCGCGATGGCCGGGTGGAACTTGAAGACGTAGCGGGCCAGCGGCACGCCGATCAACATGGGCACGGACGTGGCCACGATGCCCGCCAGGAACAGCTTGAAGCCCAGCTGCTGGAAGCCCTGCACGAAGCCGGGCCCGGAAGCGATGCCCACCACGGCGACGAAGGTGGTCAGGCCCACCGACGTCAGGAACCAGTGCACCGGCTCCGGCACGCGTCCGAACGTGGGATGCACGGAACGCAGATAACCGAACACCAGCCCCGCGATCAGGGACCCGCCGGACGTCGACAAGGTCACGGGGATGCCGGCCACGGTCAGCACCAGCGAACCCAGCAGGCCGCCGATGACGATGCCGAACCCGACGAACACCATGTCCGTCTGGTCGGTCTGCCGGTCCGCGTAGCCCAGCTTGTCGACGACCCGTTCGACGTCGCGCTTGGCGCCGACGATGAACAGATGGTCGCCGCGATCCAGCTTCAGCCCCCAGTTGACGGGCATCTCGTGGCCGCCCCGCACGACCTTGCGCAGGAACACCCCGCGGCCCAGGGACGCCTCGGGCATGGCCGCGATTTCCTTCAGGGTCTTGCCGGCCAGATTCTTGTTGGTGAGGACCACTTCGATCAACTCGGCGGGGAGGTTGATCAGTTCATGATCCTCCACTTCCGGGCCGATTATGCCCGCAGCCTGCAACACCAGCGCGTCATGGCGACCCGCCACGCCCAGCACGTCACCGGCCTGAAGAACGGTGGTGGGCATGGCATCCACGACACCGTCAGCGCGGCGGATGCGTTCGACGAACACGCGCGCATCGACGAAGCGGGCCTCCAGGTCGGCCACCGTCCTGCCTATCAGGTCGGCCTGGTCCAGGCGGTAGACCCGCGCGATGAACTTGCGATAACCGGACAGCTCCAGCGAATCCTGTCCGCCGGACATCTGCGCCTCGTACTCCTTGCACACCTTCACCAGATCGACCCGCATCAGCTTGGGGCCGACGCTGGCCAGCAGCCAGGCGCTGCCGATGGTGCCGAAGATATAGCAGACCGCATACGCGACGGGGATGCTGTCGATCCAGCGCTTGCGCGTTGCGTCATCGATGTGGGTCAGGCCGTTGATGGTGTCCGTGGCTACGCCCATCACGGCGGAAATGGTCTGCGCGCCTGCGAGCAGTCCCGCGCCGGTGCCGGCGTCGAAGCCGAACGCCACGGCCGTGCCCCAACTGGCCAGCAGGCAAATGACGCACAGCACCACCGCGAAGATCACTTGCGGCAAGCCATCGCTTTTCATGCCGCGGAAGAATTGCGGCCCTACGCCGTAGCCCAGGCCGAAGAGGAATAGCAGGAAGAAGACCTGTTTGACGACAGGCGCGATCTGGATGTTGAGCTGGCCAACCAGGACCCCCACCAGCAAGGTGCCGGTGACCGCGCCCAGGCTGAAGCCCTTGAATTTCTTGGCGCCGATCCAGTAGCCCACCCCCAGCGTGAGGAAGATCGCGAGTTCTGGGTATTTACGCAGTGTGTCGAAAAGCCATTCCATTGCATCACTCCCAAGGAGATCACCGGAAAAAGCAGTCGGCCCAACGACACCTGGACGCGATGTGTCGCTACACCCGCGGCGCTGGAACGGCAGGACAGCGTCCACCCAAGCAACCGACGTAAACCAAGCGCAAACTTGTTGCGTCAAATTAAATACGACGTATGACACAAAATTGCGGCAATCTTGACATAATCGTTCGTTTTCGAAGACCTGTAGCTCATCCTTTTTTTCGTAACGTTTTATGACCTGGCGCCAGCGCCGACGACTGAGTACCCTTCGAACCGCCCTCTTTCCGCTATCTGCTCAAGGAGCTTTCAATGCGCATCTCCCGTGTGGTTTTCTCACTCGCTCTCGCACTGGCAGGCGGGCAAGCTGCCCACGCCGCACCCGTGGCGTTCATGAACAACAGCATCGTCGCCAAGATCCCCAAGCAGGAATGGCCGCAATTCGAAAAAGCGGTCGGACAAGCGTTGAACGACTCGCCTGACGGCACGGTCACCACGTGGACCAGCCAGACCAGGCGTGGCAAGGGAGGACCGGTGTCCGTCGCATTGACACCCAGCCAGACCTCGCGCGAAGGCATGTGCCGCCTGATGTCGGCCGAGGTCACGCAGCAATCGGCCAAGGAGCACTGGCAATTCCTGTTCTGCAAGAACGCCGAAGGCGCCTGGCGGGCCAGCAGCAACTGACGCCCGTCAGCCGCACACGGGGGCCGACTAGCCGCCCGTTATCGACAGGATGTGCCTTTCCCGTCACGCTCGCGGGAAAGGCAATCGCCATATCGTGAGAAACTACCCCCCGGAAAAAAACTTTAGCCTGTAGAAGGAAGCGCGTAATGGAAGCAATAGGGATCACCTTGGCGATGTTTGCCGCCGTGTTGGTCAGCGGGATGGTGGTCCGGGTCTTACCAGTGGCGGTGCCCCTGCCGCTGGTGCAGATTGCCCTCGGCGCGCTGATCTCCAGCTTTTCGAATCACGGTGTGCAGCTCGACCCGGAAGTGTTCTTCCTGCTGTTCCTGCCACCCTTGCTGTTCCTCGACGGCTGGCGCATTCCCAAGGAAGGCGTGCTGCGCGACAAATACTCCATCCTGGAGCTGGCCTTCGGCCTGGTCTTCATCACCGTGTTGGGCGTCGGCTACCTGATCCACTGGATGATCCCGGCCATGCCCTTGCCGGTGGCCTTCGCCCTGGCGGCCATCGTCTCGCCGACCGACCCCGTGGCGGTGTCGGCCATCACGCAGCGCGTTGCCATCCCCAAGCGCATCATGCACGTCCTGGAAGGCGAGTCGCTGCTGAACGACGCCAGCGGCCTGGTCGCTTTCCGCTTCGCCGTCGTGGCGGCGGTATCGGGCAGTTTTTCGCTGGGATCGGCGGCCCTGTCTTTCCTGTGGGTGGCCATCGGCGGCCTGGCGACCGGCGCCATTTTCACCATACTGGTCACCGCGGCCAAGAACTTGTTCACGCGCAACTTCGGCGAGGAACCGGGCTCGGAAATCCTCTTGAGCCTGATCATCCCCTTCGGCGCCTATGAACTGGCCGAACACATCGGCGGGTCCGGCATTCTTGCCGCCGTGTCCGCCGGCGTGGCCATGAGCTACGTGGAATTGTCCGGCAAGGCCATGGCCATCACGCGTATCCAGCGCAACGCCGTGTGGAATATGCTGCAGTTCACGCTGAACGGCATCATGTTCGTGCTGCTGGGTGAGCAACTACCGGCCATCTTCAAGGGCGCGGTCAGCGTGGTGATGGACACGGGGCATTTGAACCCGTGGTGGCTGCTGGTCTACGCGGTGGCGATCAACGTGGCGCTGGCCGTGTTGCGCTTCAGCTGGGTGTGGATATCGCTGGCCATCGGCCGCCGCATCGCCGCGCGCCGCGGCACG is a window of Bordetella sp. N DNA encoding:
- the aspT gene encoding aspartate-alanine antiporter; the protein is MTCSIGFFRDVPIALLFVTVGLGFLAGRLRAGPIQLGGVCGTLIAALLLGQTGCNVGGDTKDVAFALFIFAMGYAGGPQFFANLNRSSLRYIALPLIEAILVLVIVLVATRLLHLDAGTAAGLAAGAATESAVVGTAAEALRHLNLSDADQLRLQSNIATAYTLTYLIGLISIVFFTSALAPVLLGIDLRKAARELEEELDVMPAAEQVDQPVMPRLVGRAHLVREAAGKTIAEVEQALGGRSAISKLLRDNTAVSLDPAEALRAGDIVVLLAVRDYAVRGTSLIGPEMQLTEEQSQADDLRLSTRTVVVGRKGINGRTLRQISQRPSAKAAHGVFVQSIVRSGHALPVGPSTVLQYGDLITLVGPDARVAAAASRVGNELPTSQGTDLVFLCVGILAGLAIGALGARIGGIPISLGSGGGALVSGLVCGWLNARRPSVGHLPGAAVQLLKDLGLAVFVACVGLSAGPQAIALIREHGVALPLIGLLVSLGPASLSLWVGHKLLKIPGPLLVGAIAGQHVSTPAISAIMASSGSAVPLLGYTVTYAVANVLLPVLGPIIVVLAHQLGG
- a CDS encoding bifunctional aspartate transaminase/aspartate 4-decarboxylase; translation: MTAHAKSSLKPVRTDLASALKTTRSRQKEMEQLSPFELKDFLINLARDRQKTSTAIMLNAGRGNPNWIATEPREAFFLLGHFAMGEARRVYDHDIMAGMPEKPGIAQRLRDFLLENKNAPGADFLGGVYQYGVKKKGFDPDSWIHELVDSIIGDNYPVPDRMLVHAEQVVHDYLMKEMCDGRPPKGKFDLFAVEGGTAAMCYIFDTLQQNGLLKKGDKIALFLPTFTPYIEISHLERFQFDIVAINASSVRADGTHDWHYPAEEIAKLADPKIKLAVTVNPSNPPSVAFNPLEMSQIVNIIKKNPDLILVTDDVYGTFVPNFRSLMAEVPANTICVYSFSKNFGCTGWRLGVIAIHEDNRMDQRIANLPGKERKRLHQRYGALTLEPEKLKLIDRMVADSRDVALNHTAGLSLPQQVQMVMFALSHLLDLKDSYKHLTMKIVQDRRDALWRGLGIPLPPEDKQRAWYYVELDFMVWARNSYGDKFCDYMRKNYEPVDFLFRLAEKSGVVLMDGGGFGGPPWSIRVSLANLNEADYASIGQAMVEAAKEYVAAWQAGEKVHSGPRGVVPQLGVGAQPAPADRKVASNIAAPEPVAAAGGKKGKKAARAEQVWAAEAATPAPAEGAARKAAKKAVKKAAKKAAKEASETAVKKASKKAPKTAAKKAAKKASKKAT
- the aspT gene encoding aspartate-alanine antiporter translates to MEWLFDTLRKYPELAIFLTLGVGYWIGAKKFKGFSLGAVTGTLLVGVLVGQLNIQIAPVVKQVFFLLFLFGLGYGVGPQFFRGMKSDGLPQVIFAVVLCVICLLASWGTAVAFGFDAGTGAGLLAGAQTISAVMGVATDTINGLTHIDDATRKRWIDSIPVAYAVCYIFGTIGSAWLLASVGPKLMRVDLVKVCKEYEAQMSGGQDSLELSGYRKFIARVYRLDQADLIGRTVADLEARFVDARVFVERIRRADGVVDAMPTTVLQAGDVLGVAGRHDALVLQAAGIIGPEVEDHELINLPAELIEVVLTNKNLAGKTLKEIAAMPEASLGRGVFLRKVVRGGHEMPVNWGLKLDRGDHLFIVGAKRDVERVVDKLGYADRQTDQTDMVFVGFGIVIGGLLGSLVLTVAGIPVTLSTSGGSLIAGLVFGYLRSVHPTFGRVPEPVHWFLTSVGLTTFVAVVGIASGPGFVQGFQQLGFKLFLAGIVATSVPMLIGVPLARYVFKFHPAIALGVCAGARTTTAAIGQITETAKSQVPALGYTIPYAIGNTLLIIWGIVIVLLMA
- a CDS encoding Na+/H+ antiporter; its protein translation is MEAIGITLAMFAAVLVSGMVVRVLPVAVPLPLVQIALGALISSFSNHGVQLDPEVFFLLFLPPLLFLDGWRIPKEGVLRDKYSILELAFGLVFITVLGVGYLIHWMIPAMPLPVAFALAAIVSPTDPVAVSAITQRVAIPKRIMHVLEGESLLNDASGLVAFRFAVVAAVSGSFSLGSAALSFLWVAIGGLATGAIFTILVTAAKNLFTRNFGEEPGSEILLSLIIPFGAYELAEHIGGSGILAAVSAGVAMSYVELSGKAMAITRIQRNAVWNMLQFTLNGIMFVLLGEQLPAIFKGAVSVVMDTGHLNPWWLLVYAVAINVALAVLRFSWVWISLAIGRRIAARRGTRAPEPSIRLMLAVSLAGVRGAITLAGVLTLPFVMDNGEPFPARDLAIFLAATVIIVSLITASVGLPRLLRGLNVPEEAEHHRQEDLASAAARDAAVKGIEAAAHDMTIKNPDADPAVYTEIANRLMSSLQQRAVGGLDPDVEPEEIKRQQEIERQMRLAALVASRSELYRMARQGTLSDEMAREMVKGLDLQEARLRA